The following proteins are encoded in a genomic region of Haloarcula salinisoli:
- a CDS encoding helix-turn-helix domain-containing protein, producing the protein MTQTLHITIGTRPNRTGLEETLASIDDGEEVDPNPSRLSIESLATFGRIFRPTNLELLEAIVEYEPASIRELARIVDRHPPEVTENVHELADYGLIELEDEGRAKRPTVWYDEFEFSGDVPLHGLDTDSDAPVAP; encoded by the coding sequence ATGACCCAGACGCTCCACATCACGATTGGCACGCGCCCCAACCGCACCGGCCTCGAGGAGACGCTCGCATCCATCGACGACGGCGAAGAGGTGGACCCGAACCCGTCCCGACTCAGCATCGAGAGCCTCGCAACGTTCGGCCGTATCTTCCGACCCACGAATCTCGAACTGCTCGAAGCCATCGTCGAATACGAGCCCGCAAGCATCCGCGAGCTCGCACGTATCGTCGATCGACATCCCCCGGAAGTAACTGAAAACGTTCACGAACTTGCCGACTACGGGCTCATCGAACTGGAAGACGAGGGACGAGCAAAACGACCGACGGTCTGGTACGACGAATTCGAGTTCTCCGGTGATGTCCCGTTGCACGGACTCGACACCGACAGTGACGCACCCGTTGCACCGTAG
- a CDS encoding toxin-antitoxin system TumE family protein → MGDDVEVLEDEIQAYDDGTVVRIRILDVPDSDQYPEGIKYAFHYGEAGAEEPIIRFDNHHGPHELHIGGQVFEIEYEGLQPLYRAWRAALPPEKRIEW, encoded by the coding sequence ATGGGAGACGACGTCGAGGTGTTGGAAGATGAAATTCAAGCCTATGACGACGGAACTGTCGTCCGGATACGTATCCTCGATGTGCCCGACTCCGACCAGTATCCGGAGGGCATCAAGTACGCCTTTCACTACGGCGAAGCCGGCGCTGAAGAGCCCATCATCCGCTTCGACAACCATCACGGTCCGCACGAACTGCATATCGGGGGACAGGTATTCGAAATCGAATACGAGGGCCTCCAACCACTCTATCGGGCTTGGCGTGCTGCGCTCCCACCCGAGAAACGCATCGAATGGTAG
- a CDS encoding nucleotidyltransferase domain-containing protein — MSELTKQKATVCIDVSTGEDVFRLSAADEILGLLVDAHETEFSIPELVDATGAARSTVWRAVDLLNSLGVVRVRETPQRNYVSINPERLQKDDPILAIEQAEFHDPIRAFVERVWNEFDESDDIKELVGVVVFGSVARGEADRRSDIDLFVVVDGDRTSARRRTTDVVSDLSEERFDGDRFAFEPYVESVDSTRRAGPKLREIFEEGTTVVGSERLQSIRKAVFADE; from the coding sequence GTGTCCGAGCTAACGAAACAAAAAGCGACAGTCTGTATCGATGTCAGCACCGGAGAGGATGTGTTTCGCCTCAGTGCGGCCGACGAGATACTCGGCCTTCTGGTGGACGCTCACGAGACGGAGTTTTCGATTCCCGAACTCGTCGACGCGACAGGTGCCGCCCGCTCGACGGTCTGGCGGGCCGTCGACCTGCTCAACAGCCTCGGCGTCGTTCGTGTGCGTGAGACGCCACAGCGTAACTACGTCTCAATCAACCCTGAGCGTCTGCAGAAGGACGACCCGATACTGGCTATCGAACAGGCCGAGTTCCACGACCCGATTCGAGCGTTCGTCGAGCGCGTTTGGAACGAATTCGACGAGAGCGACGACATCAAGGAACTCGTCGGCGTTGTCGTCTTCGGCAGCGTCGCCCGTGGCGAGGCCGACAGACGGAGCGACATCGACCTGTTCGTCGTCGTCGACGGCGACCGGACGAGTGCCCGCCGCCGCACAACCGACGTGGTGAGTGACCTCTCGGAAGAACGGTTTGACGGCGACCGGTTCGCGTTCGAACCGTACGTCGAGTCCGTCGACAGCACCCGCCGAGCGGGGCCGAAGCTCCGTGAGATATTCGAAGAGGGTACCACCGTAGTCGGGAGCGAGCGGCTCCAGTCGATTCGTAAGGCGGTGTTCGCCGATGAGTAG
- a CDS encoding metal ABC transporter substrate-binding protein, with protein sequence MGYTRRRMLAATAGIAGLGAIAGCSGGSGQSNAAAVQSSFFVFDDIAENVAGDSTTTDLLVPIGQHGHGWEPGPRVREDIYDASVFVHGMEGFQPWADDILEDLEADGAGVTPVDVSADVSLLEFGVSHDEHDDEHGTESHEGEHHDEHETDTHEREDDNHDHGSMDPHFWMDPTRVATAADTVRAAVADFDADNADSYADNAEAYQARLADLDERMESRLADASKGTLLVAGHNAFGYLSERYGITVEALTDASPDDEPTLSDRERARAVIQEHGLTYICADPLESQTMAEELVAETDAEEVLPLTAMPGLNESWRESDWGYVDVMEQVNLPTLAKALGAR encoded by the coding sequence ATGGGGTACACCCGACGCCGTATGCTGGCCGCCACCGCGGGTATCGCCGGTCTCGGCGCCATCGCCGGCTGTTCTGGCGGGTCCGGACAGTCGAACGCCGCCGCAGTCCAGTCATCGTTTTTCGTCTTCGACGACATCGCCGAGAACGTCGCCGGGGACAGCACGACCACCGACCTCCTCGTCCCCATCGGGCAGCACGGTCACGGCTGGGAGCCCGGCCCCCGCGTCCGCGAGGACATCTACGACGCGTCGGTGTTCGTCCACGGCATGGAGGGGTTCCAGCCGTGGGCCGACGACATCCTCGAGGACCTCGAGGCCGACGGGGCCGGGGTGACGCCGGTCGACGTGAGCGCCGACGTCTCGCTGCTCGAATTCGGGGTGTCACACGACGAGCACGACGACGAACACGGAACCGAGAGTCACGAGGGCGAACACCACGACGAACACGAGACTGACACCCACGAGCGCGAGGACGACAACCACGACCACGGGTCGATGGACCCGCACTTCTGGATGGACCCCACCCGCGTCGCGACCGCCGCCGACACCGTCCGGGCGGCGGTAGCCGATTTCGACGCGGACAACGCCGACAGCTACGCCGACAACGCCGAGGCCTACCAGGCCAGGCTGGCCGACCTCGACGAGCGCATGGAGTCACGGCTCGCCGACGCCTCGAAGGGGACGCTTCTGGTCGCCGGCCACAACGCCTTTGGCTACCTGAGCGAGCGCTACGGCATCACCGTCGAGGCACTGACCGACGCATCGCCGGACGACGAGCCGACGCTTTCCGACCGGGAGCGGGCCCGGGCGGTCATCCAGGAGCACGGGCTGACCTACATCTGTGCCGACCCGCTCGAATCACAGACGATGGCCGAGGAACTCGTCGCGGAGACCGACGCCGAGGAGGTTCTGCCCCTGACGGCGATGCCCGGGCTGAACGAGTCCTGGCGGGAATCGGACTGGGGGTACGTCGACGTGATGGAGCAGGTGAACCTCCCGACGCTGGCCAAAGCGCTCGGGGCCAGATGA
- a CDS encoding metal ABC transporter ATP-binding protein → MSVAELTDVTFAYGDRPVVEDVSMDVPEGAFLGLVGPNGSGKTTLLELLVGLRRPDSGSVTLFDEPAHRVADGERLGYVAQNAAAGAGEMPVTVREAVRMGRYPRRLFRRFRDADRAAIDSALDRVGIRDLADRRVGRLSGGQRQRVFIARALAAEADLLALDEPTVGVDADSREAFYDLLHELNDEGMTIVLIEHDIGVVTTHATEIACLNRTLFFHGDPETFVETDALADAYGANQGVLHHGH, encoded by the coding sequence ATGAGCGTCGCCGAACTCACCGACGTAACCTTCGCCTACGGCGACCGGCCGGTCGTCGAGGACGTCTCCATGGACGTGCCCGAGGGGGCCTTTCTCGGACTCGTCGGACCCAACGGCTCGGGGAAGACGACGCTCCTGGAGCTGCTGGTCGGCCTCCGCCGGCCCGACAGCGGCTCGGTGACTCTGTTCGACGAGCCGGCCCACCGCGTCGCGGACGGCGAGCGGCTCGGCTACGTCGCCCAGAACGCCGCTGCCGGCGCCGGCGAGATGCCGGTGACGGTGCGCGAAGCGGTCCGGATGGGTCGGTATCCCCGTCGGCTCTTTCGCCGTTTCCGAGACGCGGACCGGGCGGCGATAGATTCGGCGCTCGACCGGGTCGGCATCCGAGACCTCGCCGACCGCCGGGTCGGGCGGCTCTCCGGTGGCCAGCGCCAGCGGGTGTTCATCGCCCGCGCGCTGGCGGCCGAGGCGGACCTGCTCGCGCTCGACGAGCCGACAGTCGGCGTCGACGCCGACTCCCGCGAGGCCTTCTACGACCTGCTCCACGAGCTCAACGACGAGGGGATGACTATCGTGCTCATCGAGCACGACATCGGCGTCGTCACGACTCACGCCACCGAAATCGCCTGTCTCAACCGAACACTGTTCTTCCACGGGGACCCCGAGACGTTCGTCGAGACCGACGCGCTTGCCGACGCCTACGGCGCGAACCAGGGTGTCCTCCACCACGGGCACTGA
- a CDS encoding metal ABC transporter permease produces MQALTLLWLVAPLEWFLDDVWGTLLDVVAGATGLRLLDFPFMQRAYLAAVCIAIIGPLVGSFLVHREMAMIGDTLAHSAFAGVAIGLFVNATLSLSVPPLATALVVAVLAALLVQALVDYAGAYTDTSLAIVLTGAFAVGSVLVTATDGGIAVGINAYLFGSLATVSRASTGLLLAMSLLVVAVVTVAYRPLAYVTFDEVGARAAGLDVGRYNRLLVVLTAVVVVGSMQIMGVILVAAMLVIPVAAATAVGGFKRSVVAAVVVGQAATLTGTTLSYTYDVAAGGAIVLVAIGIFAVVRVGMALRTG; encoded by the coding sequence ATGCAGGCACTCACGCTGCTGTGGCTCGTCGCTCCGCTCGAGTGGTTCCTCGACGACGTGTGGGGGACCCTGCTCGACGTCGTCGCCGGTGCGACCGGCCTCCGGTTGCTCGACTTTCCGTTCATGCAGCGGGCCTACCTCGCCGCCGTCTGTATCGCTATCATCGGCCCGCTGGTCGGGAGCTTTCTCGTCCACCGGGAGATGGCGATGATAGGCGACACGCTGGCCCACTCGGCGTTTGCCGGCGTCGCCATCGGTCTGTTCGTCAACGCGACGCTGTCGCTGTCGGTACCGCCGCTGGCGACGGCGCTTGTCGTCGCCGTCCTCGCGGCGCTGCTCGTCCAGGCGCTGGTCGACTACGCCGGCGCCTACACCGACACGTCGCTGGCCATCGTCCTGACCGGCGCCTTCGCCGTCGGGAGCGTGCTGGTCACCGCGACCGACGGGGGTATCGCCGTCGGCATCAACGCCTACCTCTTTGGCTCGCTGGCGACGGTCTCGCGGGCGAGCACCGGCCTCTTGCTGGCGATGAGCCTGCTCGTCGTCGCAGTGGTGACGGTCGCCTACCGTCCCCTGGCGTACGTCACCTTCGACGAGGTCGGCGCCCGCGCCGCCGGCCTCGACGTCGGGCGGTACAACCGACTGCTCGTCGTCCTGACCGCCGTCGTCGTGGTCGGTTCGATGCAGATAATGGGGGTCATCCTCGTCGCCGCGATGCTCGTGATTCCGGTGGCCGCGGCGACCGCCGTGGGCGGGTTCAAGCGCTCTGTCGTGGCGGCCGTCGTGGTCGGCCAGGCCGCGACGCTCACCGGGACGACGCTGTCGTACACCTACGACGTCGCCGCCGGGGGCGCCATCGTTCTCGTCGCTATCGGTATCTTCGCGGTCGTCCGGGTCGGGATGGCGCTTCGAACGGGGTGA
- a CDS encoding PstS family phosphate ABC transporter substrate-binding protein, producing MTQDPQRLSDSISRRKFIAAAGVAGAGAVAGCSSSEGQSATTEGKPLTADGSSTVYPITSQAGSLWNGNAPASDEEYWGPGQYGIDTDKNMADYWAGLYGFEPSGEEGTPPFYTSIGLNHTGVGLEKLEKGQVDIGDASAPVSAEFPDRSEAELSEFTDHVVAVDAQPIIVSQEIYDAGVTQLTLSDIQDIYRGNVENWSELGGPDKEIQAIGRAEGSGTDTSFRANVLGDPDASMGGVDSRNGQNQQVKTVVQETDNAVAYIALAFVDDSTPAIDLEIEGELFEYPDDFGSLDYPLSRALHTYTWDGTSKKEAAFIRMILHEYGQTMFVESNDYLPLTEERRKEELGKLPEPTN from the coding sequence ATGACGCAGGACCCACAGCGGCTCTCTGACAGCATTTCACGACGAAAGTTCATCGCGGCGGCCGGCGTCGCTGGCGCGGGTGCGGTCGCCGGGTGTTCCAGCAGCGAGGGCCAGTCTGCAACCACGGAGGGGAAACCGCTGACCGCAGACGGCTCCTCGACGGTGTACCCAATCACGAGCCAGGCGGGGTCGCTCTGGAACGGGAACGCGCCCGCCTCGGACGAGGAGTACTGGGGTCCGGGCCAGTACGGCATCGACACCGACAAGAACATGGCCGATTACTGGGCCGGCCTCTACGGCTTCGAACCCAGCGGTGAGGAGGGGACGCCGCCGTTCTACACCAGCATCGGGCTGAACCACACGGGTGTCGGCCTGGAGAAGCTGGAGAAGGGTCAGGTCGACATCGGCGACGCGAGCGCGCCGGTCAGCGCCGAGTTCCCGGACCGCAGCGAGGCGGAACTCTCCGAGTTCACCGACCACGTCGTCGCCGTCGATGCCCAGCCCATCATCGTCAGCCAGGAGATATACGACGCGGGCGTGACCCAGCTCACGCTCTCCGATATCCAGGACATCTATCGGGGTAACGTGGAAAACTGGTCAGAACTCGGCGGGCCGGACAAGGAAATCCAGGCTATCGGCCGCGCGGAAGGCTCCGGGACAGACACCTCCTTCCGCGCCAACGTCCTGGGTGACCCCGACGCCTCGATGGGCGGTGTCGACAGCCGTAACGGACAGAACCAGCAGGTCAAGACCGTCGTCCAGGAGACCGACAACGCGGTCGCGTACATCGCACTCGCGTTCGTCGACGACTCGACGCCCGCGATCGACCTCGAAATCGAGGGCGAGCTGTTCGAGTACCCCGACGACTTCGGCTCACTCGACTACCCGCTCTCCCGCGCGCTCCACACGTACACGTGGGACGGCACCTCGAAGAAGGAAGCGGCGTTCATCCGCATGATACTCCATGAGTACGGCCAGACCATGTTCGTCGAGTCGAACGACTACCTCCCGCTCACCGAGGAGCGACGCAAGGAGGAGCTCGGCAAACTGCCGGAACCGACCAACTGA
- the pstC gene encoding phosphate ABC transporter permease subunit PstC → MSDSSVFDSGHRIRRAIQSEGRVTALFAVGGLCLVAAFALFLLNSTAAVFPVAGFVAVSGYGWYAHQAETARALTFLSTASTIIILGLITVFVFLEAVPVFQLMGVRLFGYTDPIRVFGITVLPAVESYWSTSQHVYSLVPMIWGTFVTTAIATLIAAPLGIAAAVFLAEIAPPTVRETVKPGVEILAGVPSIVYGYLGFVTLNSFLFENLEMANLGSLFLVGLVIGVMALPTVVSVADDALTSVPASMRDGAIAMGSTEWQTVKSITLPAALSGVSAAVLLGLGRAVGETMAATVILGHSQQLPDPLQDVFDNTETLTSLIASQYGNADGLHMNALFTAGVVLFVTVMFLSLVARRIELRMQRKLGGGK, encoded by the coding sequence ATGAGCGACTCATCTGTTTTCGACAGCGGACACCGGATTCGCCGGGCTATCCAGTCGGAGGGGCGGGTGACCGCCCTGTTTGCCGTCGGGGGTCTCTGTCTCGTCGCCGCGTTCGCGCTGTTCCTGCTGAACTCGACGGCGGCGGTGTTTCCGGTCGCCGGCTTCGTGGCGGTGTCCGGCTACGGCTGGTACGCCCACCAGGCCGAGACTGCGCGGGCGCTGACCTTCCTCTCGACGGCCTCGACCATCATCATCCTGGGACTCATCACGGTGTTCGTGTTCCTCGAAGCGGTTCCCGTGTTCCAGCTCATGGGCGTCCGTCTGTTCGGGTACACCGACCCCATTCGTGTCTTCGGTATCACGGTGTTGCCCGCCGTCGAGTCGTACTGGAGTACGAGCCAGCACGTCTACTCGCTCGTCCCGATGATATGGGGCACGTTCGTCACGACGGCTATCGCGACACTCATCGCCGCGCCACTCGGTATCGCCGCGGCGGTGTTCCTCGCGGAGATTGCGCCCCCGACCGTTCGGGAGACGGTCAAGCCCGGCGTGGAAATTCTCGCCGGGGTCCCCTCCATCGTCTACGGCTATCTCGGATTCGTGACGCTCAATTCGTTCCTGTTCGAGAACCTGGAGATGGCAAACCTCGGGAGCCTGTTCCTCGTCGGCCTCGTCATCGGCGTGATGGCGCTCCCGACCGTGGTTTCGGTGGCAGACGACGCGCTGACGAGCGTCCCGGCGAGTATGCGCGACGGGGCCATCGCCATGGGCTCGACCGAGTGGCAGACGGTAAAGAGCATCACGCTCCCCGCGGCGCTCTCGGGCGTCTCCGCGGCCGTGCTGCTCGGTCTCGGTCGAGCTGTCGGCGAGACGATGGCAGCGACGGTCATCCTCGGCCACAGTCAGCAGCTTCCGGACCCGCTCCAGGACGTCTTCGACAACACCGAGACGCTCACGAGCCTCATCGCGAGCCAGTACGGGAACGCCGACGGACTGCACATGAACGCGCTGTTCACCGCGGGTGTCGTGCTGTTCGTGACCGTCATGTTTCTCAGTCTCGTCGCCAGACGAATCGAGCTTCGAATGCAGCGAAAGCTCGGAGGTGGCAAATGA
- the pstA gene encoding phosphate ABC transporter permease PstA yields the protein MSHSEASALVAERTSAVERLAAGVVGVGLATILFSVLSVTRILTEETSVLGIGLYDFLAVGVALMGVGVVALGAGSRAGVFESTPDETPGLVTAALFGGGAFVVAGLTASQTLGFGTVGWLLLALLSGGFTLFAVALAPEDVGSTLPAGVAAVGVAALVVGDVVGPSFAWQPDGFSATFTGAMSVPVLLAVIALVAAWAAAKAYEGYGSQGRQTAAYLLVGVNAVGIIAVLGTLLLFIAMKGAGPAFRGFSLVPFEWPFVQNGYSFRPDVINGVFPAIMGTIWLVIGAVVTGVPLAVAAAVFLTEYAEQGRFVGAVEIATNGLWSTPSVVYGLFGYAFLVPRLGGTTSLLSGMLVLGFMLLPLCLITSREALKSVPDEYRDASAALGVSKWQTIRSVVIPAAVPGILTGVILGVGRIAGETAPILLVMSGGLRDPAPNVLGAFEFTTTPPFVANEALLQSAPALPYQLYATITAGVSAENAAEYGWGTAFVLLAVVLSFYAIGIASRIYFRRKLNA from the coding sequence ATGAGTCACTCCGAGGCGTCCGCACTGGTCGCGGAGCGAACGAGCGCCGTCGAACGTCTGGCGGCCGGTGTCGTGGGCGTCGGCCTCGCGACGATCCTGTTCTCGGTTCTGAGTGTCACCCGAATCCTCACCGAGGAGACGTCGGTGCTCGGCATCGGACTGTACGACTTTCTCGCCGTCGGCGTCGCACTGATGGGCGTCGGCGTCGTCGCGCTCGGGGCCGGCTCGCGCGCCGGTGTCTTCGAGTCGACGCCCGACGAGACACCGGGGCTCGTCACTGCGGCGCTGTTCGGCGGCGGCGCGTTCGTCGTCGCCGGGCTGACCGCGTCCCAGACGCTCGGATTCGGGACGGTCGGCTGGCTCCTGCTGGCGCTGCTTTCCGGCGGTTTCACCCTCTTCGCCGTCGCTCTCGCCCCCGAAGACGTCGGGTCGACACTCCCGGCTGGGGTGGCCGCCGTCGGTGTGGCCGCCCTCGTCGTCGGTGACGTCGTCGGGCCGTCGTTCGCCTGGCAGCCGGATGGGTTCTCCGCGACGTTCACGGGCGCGATGTCCGTGCCGGTCCTTCTCGCCGTGATCGCCCTCGTCGCCGCCTGGGCGGCGGCGAAAGCCTACGAGGGCTACGGCAGCCAGGGCCGCCAGACGGCGGCGTACCTGCTCGTCGGCGTCAACGCCGTCGGTATCATCGCCGTGCTCGGGACGCTGCTGCTGTTTATCGCGATGAAAGGGGCCGGGCCGGCGTTCCGTGGCTTCTCGCTCGTCCCCTTCGAGTGGCCGTTCGTCCAGAACGGCTACTCGTTCCGGCCGGACGTGATAAACGGCGTGTTCCCGGCTATCATGGGCACTATCTGGCTCGTCATCGGCGCCGTCGTCACCGGCGTTCCCCTGGCCGTCGCCGCGGCGGTGTTCCTCACGGAGTACGCCGAGCAGGGCCGGTTCGTCGGCGCGGTCGAGATCGCGACGAACGGTCTCTGGAGCACGCCGAGCGTGGTCTACGGACTCTTTGGCTACGCGTTCCTCGTGCCCCGTCTCGGCGGGACGACGTCGCTGCTCTCGGGGATGCTCGTGCTGGGGTTCATGCTGTTGCCGCTCTGTCTCATCACGTCCCGGGAGGCGCTCAAGTCAGTTCCCGACGAGTACCGGGACGCGAGCGCCGCCCTCGGGGTGAGCAAGTGGCAGACGATTCGCAGTGTGGTCATCCCGGCGGCGGTGCCGGGAATCCTCACGGGCGTCATCCTCGGTGTCGGCCGCATCGCCGGTGAGACGGCGCCCATCCTCCTCGTGATGTCCGGCGGGCTCCGGGACCCCGCACCGAACGTCCTCGGTGCCTTCGAGTTCACGACCACGCCGCCGTTCGTGGCCAACGAGGCGCTGTTGCAGAGCGCCCCGGCGCTGCCCTACCAGCTCTACGCGACCATCACCGCGGGCGTCTCCGCGGAGAACGCCGCCGAGTACGGCTGGGGAACGGCGTTCGTCCTGCTTGCCGTGGTGCTGTCGTTCTACGCTATCGGTATCGCCTCGCGAATCTACTTCAGACGGAAACTGAACGCATGA
- the pstB gene encoding phosphate ABC transporter ATP-binding protein PstB — translation MTNQQPVTKDATEQRQTTTGESQEETRPEWTDYDFQSDAKLSVRDLSVSYGDETALDGISMDIPEQSVTALIGPSGCGKSTFLRCLNRMNDRIRAARVDGSVTFEGDDIYDDGINLVELRKRVGMVFQSPNPFPKSIRDNVSYGPRKHGTVRTDLLAKLTGRADTDEEAALVERSLKQAALWDEVKDRLDDNALGLSGGQQQRLCIARCLAVDPEVILMDEPASALDPIATSKIEDLVETLAEEYTVVIVTHNMQQAARISDQTAVFLTGGELVEFDDTDKIFENPESQRVEDYITGKFG, via the coding sequence ATGACTAACCAACAGCCAGTCACCAAAGACGCGACGGAGCAACGCCAGACGACGACCGGAGAGAGCCAGGAGGAAACCCGCCCCGAGTGGACCGACTACGACTTCCAGAGCGACGCGAAGCTCTCGGTGCGGGACCTCAGCGTCTCCTACGGGGACGAAACGGCGCTCGATGGCATCTCGATGGATATCCCCGAACAGAGCGTCACTGCGCTCATCGGGCCGTCAGGCTGTGGGAAGTCCACGTTCCTGCGCTGTCTCAACCGGATGAACGACCGGATTCGGGCCGCTCGCGTCGACGGCTCGGTGACCTTCGAGGGCGACGACATCTACGACGACGGTATCAACCTCGTCGAACTCCGGAAACGCGTCGGGATGGTGTTCCAGTCGCCCAATCCCTTCCCGAAGTCGATACGTGACAACGTCTCGTATGGCCCCCGAAAGCACGGCACCGTGCGGACGGACCTGCTCGCGAAACTGACTGGTCGGGCAGATACCGACGAGGAGGCCGCCCTCGTCGAGCGCTCGCTCAAGCAGGCGGCGCTGTGGGACGAGGTCAAGGACCGCCTGGACGACAACGCGCTCGGGCTCTCGGGCGGCCAGCAACAGCGACTGTGTATCGCCCGCTGTCTGGCCGTCGACCCCGAGGTCATCCTGATGGACGAGCCCGCATCCGCGCTGGACCCCATCGCCACCTCGAAGATAGAGGACCTCGTCGAGACCCTCGCGGAGGAGTACACGGTCGTCATCGTCACCCACAACATGCAACAGGCCGCCCGCATCTCCGACCAGACCGCCGTCTTCCTCACGGGCGGTGAACTCGTGGAGTTCGACGACACCGACAAAATCTTCGAGAACCCTGAGAGCCAGCGCGTCGAGGACTACATCACCGGGAAGTTCGGATGA
- a CDS encoding AbrB/MazE/SpoVT family DNA-binding domain-containing protein: METRKIQQVGGGTYTVSLPKEWATAADIEPGAVVALHSHIDGTLVVQTDVEDDDDPLLGLSVADADTRSLTRVLRSAYAAGIDRIELDAPDGVTEETHRRVERVTRTLTGVTVTDSSDDAIQVRSLLDVEEVSIPQSVRQLQFAALSTHREATAALTATTPEPPSGQGDGTDRIAAMVDHYVRRGLDSLSVMDALGLTRPALFDRWVTARELARVADHADRIATTADRLDDPVDAAVAAQIDDLADRSRDLVRESVGVVLDEAGDTAAARRCLDDCDELAADIRAFDRRLFETDGADYRLIHAVDALRRTTEAAGEIAEVGLQALLRERCSSGSADVGQAP; the protein is encoded by the coding sequence ATGGAGACACGCAAGATACAGCAGGTCGGCGGCGGCACCTACACCGTCTCCCTGCCCAAGGAGTGGGCCACGGCGGCCGACATCGAACCGGGTGCGGTCGTCGCCCTGCACAGCCACATCGACGGCACGCTGGTCGTCCAGACCGACGTCGAGGACGACGACGACCCGCTGTTGGGGCTGTCAGTCGCTGACGCCGATACGCGCTCGCTCACACGGGTGCTCCGGTCGGCCTACGCCGCCGGTATCGACCGTATCGAACTCGATGCCCCCGACGGCGTCACCGAGGAAACCCACCGCCGGGTCGAGCGAGTCACCCGGACCCTGACCGGCGTCACCGTCACCGACTCCAGCGACGACGCCATCCAGGTCCGGTCGCTGCTTGACGTCGAGGAGGTGTCGATACCGCAGTCGGTCCGACAGCTCCAGTTCGCGGCGCTGTCGACCCACCGCGAGGCCACGGCCGCCCTGACGGCCACGACCCCCGAACCCCCGAGCGGACAGGGCGACGGCACCGACCGCATCGCCGCGATGGTCGACCACTACGTCCGGCGCGGGCTGGACTCGCTGTCGGTGATGGACGCGCTGGGACTGACCCGCCCGGCCCTGTTCGACCGCTGGGTCACCGCCCGCGAACTCGCCCGCGTCGCCGACCACGCCGACCGGATAGCGACGACTGCCGACCGGCTCGACGACCCCGTCGACGCCGCAGTCGCCGCCCAGATCGACGACCTGGCCGACCGCAGCCGTGACCTCGTTCGCGAGTCGGTCGGCGTCGTCCTCGACGAGGCCGGGGACACGGCCGCCGCTCGTCGCTGTCTGGACGACTGCGACGAACTGGCCGCGGACATCCGTGCCTTCGACCGCCGCCTGTTCGAGACCGACGGCGCCGACTACCGACTCATCCACGCTGTCGACGCGCTCCGGCGAACGACCGAGGCGGCCGGGGAGATAGCCGAGGTCGGTCTGCAGGCGCTCCTGCGCGAGCGGTGTTCGTCGGGGTCGGCAGACGTCGGGCAGGCACCCTGA